The following coding sequences are from one Nitrososphaerota archaeon window:
- a CDS encoding NosD domain-containing protein translates to MLDPAQGAGIRLYNIKNVTVKNVKAKGFESGIFIRSSSNNKIINNIFSNNVAGIYLYQSSLNNIIINNTVSNNSWCGIHLEEKSNNNTLLNNAFINCGLLIRYSYLNNVVNNTVNNRPLVYLENASDLTIKEAGQIILINCKRIEIKNLNFSNVTIGIELWESSNNVIINNNSTSNWAGIYLHYFSNNNIIIGNMLFNNKHGIRLESSNNNTIIGNTFLNNSLDGILFDHSFNNTIYHNNFINNTKQVYSYSSINTWDNGYPSGGNYWSDYTGSDKNLDGIGDTSYIIDYHNIDHYPLIKFYIIISIPSETTTTSITLTTYTSPSYTATISEIPISPINMIFLIIVVIILIAMALLLLFLKRIKKT, encoded by the coding sequence TTGTTGGATCCGGCTCAAGGAGCTGGAATTAGGCTTTATAATATAAAGAATGTAACAGTCAAAAATGTTAAAGCAAAAGGTTTTGAAAGCGGAATCTTTATTCGCTCTTCTTCAAATAATAAAATAATTAATAATATATTTTCAAACAATGTGGCTGGCATATATCTTTATCAATCTTCTTTAAATAATATCATTATTAATAATACTGTTTCTAATAATAGTTGGTGCGGTATTCATCTTGAAGAAAAATCAAATAATAATACTCTTTTAAACAATGCTTTTATTAATTGTGGCCTCCTTATTCGCTATTCTTATTTAAATAATGTAGTAAATAATACTGTAAATAATAGACCTTTAGTTTATCTTGAGAATGCTTCAGATTTAACAATAAAAGAAGCTGGCCAAATTATACTTATTAATTGTAAGAGAATAGAAATTAAGAATCTTAATTTCTCAAATGTTACTATTGGAATAGAATTATGGGAATCAAGTAATAATGTAATAATCAATAATAATTCAACAAGTAATTGGGCAGGAATTTATCTTCATTATTTTTCTAATAATAATATTATAATAGGCAATATGCTTTTTAATAATAAGCATGGAATTCGTCTTGAATCTTCTAATAATAATACTATAATTGGTAATACTTTTTTAAATAATAGTTTGGATGGTATTTTATTTGACCATTCTTTTAATAATACTATCTATCATAATAATTTTATTAATAATACTAAGCAAGTTTATTCTTATAGCTCTATAAACACTTGGGATAATGGATACCCTTCAGGTGGTAATTATTGGAGTGATTATACTGGTAGTGATAAAAATCTTGATGGTATTGGTGATACTTCCTATATAATAGATTATCATAATATTGATCATTATCCTTTAATTAAATTCTACATTATAATATCAATTCCTTCAGAAACTACAACAACTTCAATAACATTAACTACTTACACTTCTCCATCTTATACTGCTACTATTTCTGAAATTCCAATATCACCAATTAATATGATATTTCTAATTATAGTAGTCATAATATTAATAGCAATGGCTTTACTCTTACTATTTCTTAAACGTATTAAGAAGACATAG